A window of the Lagopus muta isolate bLagMut1 chromosome 1, bLagMut1 primary, whole genome shotgun sequence genome harbors these coding sequences:
- the NRIP1 gene encoding nuclear receptor-interacting protein 1, giving the protein MTHGEELGSEMHQDSVVLTYLEGLLMHQAAGGSGTTVDKKSTGHSGEDQNFKISGNIFPSCQSNGPVLNTSTYQGSGMLHLKKARLLQSSEDWNAAKRRRLSDSIVDLDGKKEALLAGMVENVPKGKQDSTLLASLLQSFSSRLQSVALSQQIRQSLKEQGYSLSHDSLQVEKDLRCYGVASSHLKTLLKKSKAKDQKLDSSLPDITKNLPKERFIESPHAVQGGPKVINEPLSCAARLQAVASMVEKRSSPAASPKPSVACSQLALLLSSEAHLQQYSREHALKAQNANQIASERLAAMARLQESAQKDIGQFSLAKGMTSHLNGQAGSSTKMVSSKSNMATFQSSVGVTHSPPKNVGFKNNLERNNVKTSPSNSLLLHLLKSQNTTKQLKGHEQSERASIFEESSTPTTIDEYSDNNPSFTDDSSDDDSSHSNCLPIDLSFKQRTDKPDAGPPASLDNLTQSLLHSWDPKVSCPENKEDKDTLKASKLNPHQKVTLLQLLLGHKSEEKADKSNDPQGPHSAADVAKFTVQTGKRTPVTDSPNANRMTPLNTPPLLASTKADSPINLSHQSLAIKRSSPPYACSIQPDRLVNPASKHLIDLSKSKEIQGAKLSRNDSPQNSSAFSASKLLQNLAQCGMQTSMSSEEQRSGKHLLVGNTDKPVGLIDRLNSPLLTNKLSTHEENNKILSCQPVPTEQGLPGSEIENLLERRTVLQLLLGTPNKGKNEKKERVLLRDESSQEQRDKALNEQILTVKIKTEPSEESNVPYNSNAQQIRECKGNKFQGFVHSLQRNTAASPASEEMKSEPLSPQDFSFSKNGLLSRLLTQNQDSYPADELDRSHQNSDLTHLESKNLCTVPKKRKLHAEPLESPLKKMKTNVSHAANNHVSPTEALYGPLLNQQELKFGRSDSEFKYAVSHGSNNESDNRSWSRDSKGFNVLKQLLLSENCERDLSQHRNNLLTEGKKKGNKSNATINKPEFSISSVNALMGSPVQQSNCVDHRTFQYPVKSPASSPFPEHLGRLEPDQFSVCPMPSEKGPIRWVITGMDKNDYEKDSPRLTKTNPILYYMLQKGGNSISSQEAHDKEIWNEPSFTDSSTRVTIKEEMTSDGELKTPFSNLRSSYSNHMGSKTSHQHGVNGEVHGLLEKVLTIKKEPE; this is encoded by the coding sequence ATGACTCATGGAGAAGAGCTTGGCTCTGAGATGCACCAGGATTCTGTTGTTCTAACTTACCTAGAGGGATTACTAATGCATCAAGCAGCAGGAGGCTCAGGTACTACAGTTGACAAAAAGTCTACTGGGCATAGTGGAGAGGATCAAAACTTTAAGATTTCTGGAAATATATTTCCCAGCTGTCAAAGTAATGGTCCAGTTCTTAACACAAGTACATATCAGGGATCTGGCATGTTGCACCTCAAAAAAGCAAGGCTGTTGCAGTCTTCTGAAGATTGGAATGCAGCAAAGAGAAGGCGGTTGTCTGATTCCATTGTGGATTTAGATGGAAAAAAGGAAGCTTTGTTAGCTGGCATGGTTGAAAATGTGCCTAAAGGCAAACAGGATAGCACATTACTTGCCTCTTTGCTTCAGTCATTCAGCTCTAGGCTTCAGAGTGTTGCTCTGTCACAGCAGATTAGACAGAGCCTTAAGGAGCAAGGCTATTCCCTTAGCCATGATTCTTTACAGGTGGAGAAGGATTTACGGTGCTATGGTGTTGCATCCAGTCACCTGAAGACTCTACTGaagaagagcaaagcaaaggatCAGAAGTTGGACAGCAGCCTGCCTGATATAACAAAGAACCTGCCCAAAGAGAGGTTTATAGAATCTCCTCATGCAGTGCAGGGTGGACCTAAAGTAATAAATGAACCACTGTCTTGTGCTGCAAGATTACAAGCTGTGGCAAGCATGGTAGAGAAGCGATCTAGTCCTGCTGCTTCACCGAAGCCCAGCGTAGCATGCAGCCAACTAGCTTTACTCCTTTCAAGTGAAGCTCACTTGCAGCAGTACTCCAGGGAACATGCtttaaaagcacaaaatgcAAATCAAATAGCAAGTGAGAGACTTGCAGCTATGGCCAGATTACAAGAAAGTGCTCAAAAAGATATTGGCCAGTTcagtttagcaaaaggaatgACAAGCCATCTCAATGGTCAAGCCGGATCATCAACCAAAATGGTATCTAGCAAAAGCAATATGGCAACATTTCAGAGTTCAGTGGGAGTCACACATTCACCACCCAAAAATGTGGGATTCAAAAATAACTTGGAAAGGAATAATGTAAAAACATCTCCCAGCAACAGTTTGCTCTTACATCTCCTGAAAAGCCAGAATACCACCAAACAGTTAAAAGGGCACGAACAGAGTGAGAGAGCCAGCATTTTTGAAGAGAGCAGCACACCAACAACTATTGATGAGTATTCAGACAACAATCCTAGTTTTACAGATGACAGCAGTGATGACGATAGCTCCCATTCTAACTGTCTTCCTATAGACTTATCTTTTAAACAGAGGACAGACAAACCAGACGCAGGTCCACCTGCATCACTGGATAACCTGACTCAGTCCTTGCTTCATAGCTGGGATCCAAAAGTTTCGTGTCCAGAGAACAAGGAAGACAAAGACACTCTGAAGGCTTCTAAGCTGAACCCCCATCAGAAAGTAACACTACTTCAGCTGTTACTTGGGCATAAGAGCgaagaaaaagcagacaaaagtaATGATCCTCAGGGaccacacagtgctgctgatgtGGCAAAATTCACTGTACAGACTGGTAAAAGGACTCCTGTTACTGACAGTCCCAATGCAAATCGAATGACTCCACTAAACACTCCGCCTTTGCTTGCTTCTACAAAAGCAGACTCTCCTATAAATCTCTCTCACCAATCGTTAGCCATCAAACGTAGCTCACCACCGTATGCCTGCAGCATCCAGCCAGACAGGCTGGTGAATCCTGCATCTAAACATTTGATAGatctttcaaaaagcaaagaaattcaaGGAGCTAAGCTGAGCAGAAATGACAGTCCACAAAACTCTTCGGCTTTCAGTGCCAGCAAACTGTTGCAGAATCTTGCTCAGTGTGGTATGCAGACTTCCATGTCAAGTGAAGAACAAAGATCTGGCAAACATCTGCTAGTGGGGAACACAGATAAACCTGTAGGCTTGATTGATAGATTGAACAGCCCTCTGCTTACAAACAAATTAAGTACGCAcgaagaaaataacaaaatattaagTTGTCAGCCTGTACCCACTGAACAAGGACTTCCAGGCTCGGAAATAGAAAATCTCCTTGAAAGGCGTActgtccttcagctgcttctgggAACTCCCAATAaaggtaaaaatgaaaagaaagagagggtGCTTTTAAGAGATGAAAGTTCTCAGGAACAGAGAGATAAGGCTTTGAATGAGCAAATAttgacagtgaaaataaaaactgaaccATCTGAAGAATCAAATGTCCCTTATAATTCAAATGCACAACAAATAAGAGAGTGCAAGGGTAACAAATTTCAAGGATTTGTTCATTCGCTACAGAGAAACacagctgcttctccagcatCTGAGGAGATGAAGTCTGAGCCTCTTTCACctcaagatttttctttttccaaaaatgGCTTGCTAAGTAGATTGCTGACACAGAATCAAGATAGTTACCCTGCAGATGAGCTGGACAGAAGTCACCAAAACAGTGACCTGACACACCTGGAATCAAAGAATCTTTGCACAGTACCGAAGAAAAGGAAACTTCACGCTGAGCCTTTGGAAAGTCCgttaaaaaagatgaaaactaaTGTGTCTCATGCTGCAAACAATCATGTTTCTCCTACAGAGGCACTGTATGGGCCTTTGCTAAACCAGCAAGAACTGAAATTCGGCAGAAGTGATTCAGAATTTAAATATGCTGTAAGTCATGGTTCAAATAATGAAAGTGATAATAGGAGTTGGTCTAGAGATAGTAAAGGCTTTAATGTGTTGAAACAGCTGCTTCTCTCAGAAAACTGTGAGAGAGACCTGTCACAACATAGGAATAACTTACTAACTGAGggcaagaaaaaaggaaacaaaagcaatgcaaCAATTAATAAACCCgaattcagcatttcttcagtaAATGCGTTAATGGGAAGTCCTGTGCAACAGAGCAATTGTGTAGATCACAGAACATTTCAGTATCCGGTAAAAAGTCCTGCCAGTTCCCCCTTCCCTGAACATTTGGGGAGACTTGAACCTGACCAGTTCAGTGTGTGTCCCATGCCCAGTGAAAAAGGTCCCATTAGATGGGTGATCACAGGTATGGACAAGAATGATTATGAAAAAGACTCTCCGAGACTGACCAAAACCAATCCGATCTTGTACTACATGTTACAGAAAGGCGGCAACTCTATTAGTAGCCAAGAAGCACATGACAAAGAAATTTGGAACGAACCATCGTTTACCGATAGTTCGACTCGTGTTACAATCAAAGAGGAGATGACATCTGATGGAGAGCTTAAAACTCCTTTTAGTAACTTGAGAAGCTCTTACAGCAACCACATGGGAAGTAAGACCTCTCATCAACATGGTGTGAATGGAGAAGTGCATGGACTTCTGGAAAAAGTGCTAACAATCAAAAAAGAGCCAGAATAA